Genomic segment of Xenopus laevis strain J_2021 chromosome 4S, Xenopus_laevis_v10.1, whole genome shotgun sequence:
acactgcccaaaTGTgatacgactttccttctcctttaacatagtcAGGCGTACGGATAATGTGGATGTTTTTTCCAATCTGATTCCAAAACCAACAGCCCATAGCGGCAACCTGCAGAGAATTGGGGTCTGGGGAGAtgaagcccccacacacaggaTCTGAGTAATGTGCAGCTGGGGATTAGGAAGACAACACACTAATACATGGAACAGAGAAAGGAACAGCTGGAATGAGAGGGGCCGGGGGTCTCACATCTGCTGCCCCCGCAGCTCACACTCTCAATTCACCCTGGAAACTTGTACTGGGAAAGGTCTGAGGGTACAACAAGTGACTTGTCCTGGGGCCCCTTCTCCAGGAAAATGCCTTCGTAAATCACAAATAGAATTCAGAGAAAAAAGGGGACCCCTCGCAGAAATTGACATGAATCCGGGATGCCCAGGTCCAGCTGCTGTTccattacaactcccagcatgcctggAAGCAAACTAATTgctgggtacaggtatgggatccgttatctggaaacttgttatccagaaagctctgaattacagaatggccgtctcccatagactccattataatgaaataatccaaatctttaacattttctctgtaataatgaaacattagtttgtacttgatcccaactaagatcttattaatccttattggaggtaaaaccagcctattgggtttatttaatgtttatatgattttctagtagacttaaggtatgaagatctaaattacggaaatatccattattgggaaaaccccaggtcccgtacCTTTACTTGTAGCCTTCAAATATATGTCTGATATACAAGGTActgtgggatcctttatctggaaagctcccaAATTCCgtaaagactgtctcccatagactccattttagccaaataatataaaatttttgaaaaacatttcctttttctgtgtaataataaaacagtaccttgtacttgatcccaactaacctatctaattaatccttattggaagcaaatccagcctattgggtttatttaatgttaacatgctTTTCTAATAGATTTCATGTATGGTGATCccaattaaggaaagatctgttatccagaaaaccccaggtctcaagtattctggataagaggtcccataccggtTATATTTATGTTGCTTCCTTACCCATTCGATTCTTATTTAGACCCAGTGCATTCAAACAGAAtttgaagtatgaagatccaaattacagaaagatccctcatccagaaaaccccaggtcccattcctgtattatacatggaactgtgAGGTTTGCAGGTTTCTCTGAAACAAAGTCAGAAGGGTAATCGAGGGCCGGTTTATCTGATGCTTGGCCTTTATTTGTGGCATTGCAGCGTTTCCTGTGAAAGTCGTGATGCTACTGATTGCCGTCGCTatacacagcagcagcagcagagctaATGCAGAGAGAGCAGTGGGAGGACAGTTCTGCGCCCTTAGTACACAGTAGTAATGCACAGTACTGGCACCTCTGTATAACAGTTAGGAAGgaaggagttaaaggagaactaaaggttaactaaagaagtagctagcaatgttgtacattatgttttgggcttctgtaccagcccaaggcaaccacagccctttagcagtaaagatctgtgtctccaaagatgccccagtagctccccatcttcttttctgctgattcactgcacatgctctgtgctgctgtcacttactgagtttagggatccactcacaatatacagtacacatagaatagaaatgtcacagtataagactgattagtaattaatacagataattactacatggcagcacagaaaccagtgcaattagcagcagaatttaacaatcagcaaacctgtagcatcagcttatattacaggggaagctcattttctgctggataattagtgacgagccctaagcttagcttctcaacagccaatcagagcccactgagcatgtgagtgtcacagacactttccaagatggtgaccccctgtgacaggtttgaagtcctggatcattgctgctattgacaagctgaaactttataaaaactgcaataagttcactatataaaatatggcatttttagccacattcattttcaggtttagttctgctttaaatacAAGGGtgctttataataaatgagtgatactctctgtataactcagcctgcagccttgtgcctttatatggtcacagaacccctcagtgacttctaatatccttatcatttacagtagggggtacattatcccttataatacatgagtgatactcagagttccctgtataactcagcctgcagccttgtgcctttatatggtcacagaacccctcagtgacttctaatatccttatcatttacagtaggggggtacattatcccttataatacatgagtgatactcagagtttcctgtataactcagcctacagccttgtgcctttatatggtcacagaacaacccctcagtgacttctaatatccttatcatttacagtagggggtacattattccttataatacatgagtgatactcagagttccctgtataactcagcctgcagccttgtgcctttatatggtcacagaacaacccctcagtgacttataatatccttatcatttacagtagggggtacattatcccttataatacatgagtgatactcagagttccctgtagtcTAACACCAGTAGCTCAGCTGTTCATTATGGACCACCTCGTGTTTGATTAGCGCTTTCCCTTTAAGGTAGTGAATGGGCCCAAGTTCCTGATCACAAGCTGCACATTATAAGAAGAGAAGACAGAGGACCCATTAAAGTGCTAAACTCCCTGGCAGGAGCCCATACAAAAGACAGCAATATCCGCTGcataagcaaagaaaaaaaaaccgtTAGATAAATACTCTTTTGTTAAGATCATTCTGTCCAACTGCTGACCCTGATTAAGGAACAGcaacacatttaaagggaaagtacacccCTTTGTAAACCACGAGTGCAATGAATTGGGCCTTGTGttcaacttcattttttttgcctattgttttaatcacaatgGTGTGTTGTtgcttttttacatttcttgagctaaactggacaaacagggaaacaaacttCTCCATGTTAAGAATTAGATCCCCAGTGcgcagataatccccctgcataatggacatAATAGTCTCTCCAGGAGCCCATCTGTTGAGTGGGTGGGGCAGATTAAAGATGGCTGCAGCACAAACACAAATATGCAATAATACCACCCAGGTATTATTGCTTCAGTAAAACATATATTGCATGGCTACACAGAAACCAGTACGGCCGGCAGCTTGCATTTGTATCATTTGCCACTAAGGATGTGGATTTAACGTGTGCTCAGTTTTAAAAGGAGTCCCGTATTGGGGGTGGGTTGTAATTCTACAGAGTTGGGGGTTCAGCTTGCAAAGAAATCTCTGCTTTTGGGCCAAAGATATTGTATCTGCTGCCCCCTGCAGGCTGAATGCTAAATGACACGGCTGAAAAGGCTAAAAAGGAAAACTGTATTTGAGggaatataaaactatataaatgtacTTCATAGCTCTCTTATAAAATGGATACAATAAATATCATTACAATATGAGTACGGAGAAATCACTTGGTTTAAAGGGGCACTATTATCACTACTGTATAtaaggtagggatgcactatatccaggattcagccgaatccttctgccaggccgtactgaacccaaatttgcatatgcaaattagggtcggggagggaaatcacgtgactgtcacaaaacaagtgacAACAAgatccccctaatttgcatatgcaaattaggattcggttcggtattcggccgaaactttcacaaaggattcgggggtttggccgaatccaaaatagtggatttggtgaatccctaatataaagtgtctgggttttttttgggctgAAAACAATGTACTTTCCCCTTTCTGTTCTTTTGAGGAATCATTAAAGAGCTGTTAcatgtaatatacatttttagctgcACATTCGGGACTTACTATTCTACTTGCTCTGCTGAGGAACAATGCATATTATCCATTGGCAATCAACAGCATTCTGCAATGGCCTTATCATTTCAGGACACCCCTTGTGCCATAGACCTCCGAGTTCAATAAATGACCCTTATTGTATTCTGCTTAAGAGCCCAGCATTATATAACATTTCCAATGAGAAAAAGGATAAGTTCTATTCAAGTACAAGTGCCAGGCGGAAGGTACATTTTACAGATTCCTTTGGGTAGAAGAGACTGCGTTGGCTAGCATAGTATTTATAGTGGACAGTAAGAGGAGACACTCTTCAGACCCCACTCTGGTTACTCAGTAGGAAAAAGAAAGCTGCATTTCTATAAAATTTGCCACTAAGATTTAATTGGGTTTGTTAGGTTCTGAATAACTCCCTGCAAGAAGCAGGCAAGTCAGCAGGAGAACTCTGACCGACAAAGCTGCACTTCAGTCCTATGGTTTCCAGATTTGGCTATAGGGTCCCCTCTCCGCTGCGTGGTTGGAAGCCCTCCCGTCGCGGGCTGGTCAGATCCAGGTGAATATTCACTGAGCAGCGCACAAGGAGGGTGTCGTTCTTAACATACTGCCGCTGCTTCAGTGTATTGAGGTGCATAAAAGTGACATAGCCAAAGCCTTTGGGGTTTCTCGGAGCGGTCGGCCTCTGGAAAGCCAGCAAATCTGGTTTGGTGTCCATCACTTCCACCTGGTCCTGCCTAGCGGTGCTTTCTGATTGGTCTAGGATAGACAGACGGATGGTTCCCTGGAGTGGCCAAGGTAGGAGGCTATCATAATCCCCCTGCATGGTGTGGACAAACAAGGAGATGTAGTTGGCACATCGTTGGGCGCTGGGAAGCTGGAGGTGCAGCCGTAGACAAAGCTTATATCCAGGATCCCCGGTGTAGAACCCTGGGCTGTGAATCACCACCGGCTTCTCCTCTTCTTGGCTCTTTTGGAGGCCACTGAAACCCTTGATCCTCCATATAAAGACACCGTTGCAGCGATGTGCATCCATGTCGGCTACTTTGTCCTCCAGAGAATGGATGGTGTGTTTCAGTTCATTCACGTAGGTGCACTGAGTCTCCATCTTGGCTATGAGCTCACGGATCTGGTGGTCCTGCCTTACAAGGCGTCCTTCCAGCTGCTCAACGGTCTCCCTGAGGTTCCTGGTCTCCTGACTGCAGTCTTGCTGGGAAGGCATATGAGAAGGGTGGGCGGGTGCTACGGACAGGGGTACAGGCTCAAACTGGTTGGGGTCACAGAATGAGATATCAGAGATGTGGCTAGTTGGAGTGGTGCTGAAGCTTCGCAGGGTCTGGGCCATCATGCGCATGTGTGCCTGGGTGAAGTCTTGCAGGTGTCCGGCCAGATTATGCCTTTGCATCTAAATGTGAAAGAGAAGATAAGTCAGACATCTGAAACCCCTGCCAACCTTATACgctataatatagtgaataaagtaccccctcttgtaaaatataaggatattataataaataaagtacccccagttgtaaaatatgaggatattataagttaccttggagttccatgacctgtattaaaaaccactcggccttcggcctcgtgtttttatatggtcatgaaactcctcggtaacttataatatcctcatattttacaactgggggtactttatttattataatacacaaatttcaatgagtcatttgacagaaattacatcactactcaccgttttataactgatgacatcactactcaccgtttataaggatataatttacaagatattcatggcttttgtgtattataaatgtataaagtacAGAGAGTTTACGCTCAACAACACCATTGTatggaacaaaaaaaattgctatagTGAGCAAATCATTTTGAATTTAAATCAACAATAAAAATAGTTCATATTACAAGTGATCTTTATCCAAAATAAAATGCTTGCAGTGGGCTCACATACACAACGATCCTTTTGTGCCCGTCAACACCAAACACCTCCAATTAAGTCTCAGAGTTTACTCACAGACGGAGATATATTTCAGGCTTCCCGTTTGTTGCTACAGGGCCACAATAGGCGTTGTCTTATAACCTCAACCTCGTCATGTATTGATTAAAAGAGAGGGGGGGACATCACTGCATTACATAAAAGCTGaataaaacacacaattttaGGTGATCAAATGTGTCCACATAAAGATTCCGCAGGGATGTAAAAGGCAGGTCCCCACCAAGTTTGATAGACACCCAGATCCCACCAGGGGAGccgtctttaaagggatactgtcatgggaaaacatgttttttttttcaaaacacatcagttaatagtagcagaattctgcactgaaatcatttctcaaaagagaaaacagaattttttacattcaattttgaaacctgacatggggcttaacatattgtcagttttcccagcagccccagtcatgtgacttgtgcctgcgcttgaggatggaactactttctggcaggctgttatttctcctacttaatgtaactgaatgtgtctcagtgggacttggcttttactattgagtgtttttttgAGAACTACCCGAGAGCTGTTATCTtaggttagggagctgctaccttgttacattcccattgttctgttgttaggctgctgggggggggggagggagtgagatcactccaacttgcagtacagcagtaaagagtgactgaattttatcagaccacaagtcacatgactgggggcagctgggaaactgacaatatgtctagccccatgtcagatttcaaaattgaatataaaaaaatcagtttgctcttttgaaaaatggatttcagtgcagaagtattAACAAGTTTGCCCATGACAGTGCCCCTTTAACATCCCTGTGGACtctaaggggggaattcacaaaagtggagagagcccatttttggagtaaaagtagtggtaaactggagtaaaatactttctccatattcacaaacagatatccgcctaaattccgactcaaccaacacttttcatattttagtggaCGAAtgacagacacttttatgaatttgtctttcaaacgacattTTAAACGACATTTTCTCCCGTCATTTTCAAAAATGGAGTAAAGGTCAGTATgactcttccccatgtgtcagatcaattctaaaataatctgctctgttttggttcagccaatctttatttcacacctcgtgaaagtagggttgccaccttttaattcAATGCTtaccggctggtggtgggggcgggagcaAATGGGAGGGTCGTGATGTAGAAAGGGGCGTGTTGTGACACAAGGGGCGGGGCCTAAACACGCAATTGGCCAGAAGACAGGAAAAAAGGTAAATTCTGAGCGGGTTGGGGGTGGCtgagggcttttgttaggagtattacaaatttaccggcagctacaatTTGTAATACCGACCCggccaggtgttttaccggctaggccggtaaaataccggccgagtggcaaccctacttctaggtgccccattggggaattattagtatattaatagggcttagcattttatagtcagggcaaacgtttctgtctaaccctattgGTGTAAAagtctcattaacaaaacaagaaaaacactgattgaaaaaaaagtttatgttatacaatttgatatgtaaaaggtttttaactcacacttgcattattttactagttttagcttaatgaatgaggcaatattagcaatttgagtgaatatattatctaaaggaaaagtaaagcctcccagccatttttatttagttttagcagcaattaagACACTAagacaataaaacatatttctgatacaaatccctatattatgcaaagtagcatttcttgtatttagatcgttatatcttgttacagaagtggaattacacaaacatgtagatttagaaagcccaggttatcctgaaaaaagtgatgtataattttcctaggtaaaataaaccccctcccccaaaaattccaatttgatggctgactgacaggtgtagtaagagctaaaagacacattcagaaaaaatgttgttaaaatgttgtgcaaaagacaaaatctgaagaCCGTCTgcttaaaagacaaattcacaaatgtggagatagaggtttgtgaatttggtagAAAATCACCACTTTCGTGAATTCCCACCTATTACTCTCCCTTTCTTTTACTCTATACATGGTGCGGTTATAAGAAGAAGACGAATTGTGGCCCTGTAGTAACAAACGAGAAACTGTGAGTAAACTGTGAGTAAACGGTGAGTAAACGGTGAGTAAACTGTGAGTAAACTGTGAGTAAACTGTGAGTAAACTGTGAGTAAACTGTGAGACTTAAGTGGAGGCGTTTGGTGTTGATGGGCACAAAAGGATCGTTGTGTTTGAGATCGCACTGCAAGCACTTTATTTTGGATAAAGATCtcttattaaattaattatttttattgttcatttaaaatcaaaaataaattgcTCACTATAGCACATTTGTTTTGTAACATGCAACGGTGTTAAAACTCTCTGCACTTTTTTCCCCGAAAACGAGTGAATGCACTTGCACCATTGTGGAAGGTATAACTGCCAGTTTATATACACGTTGCACTGTATTATATAGTGGGTGGACTATAGAGTGTGATGGAACAAACCACTTCaatatattattacaggtatgggaccggttatccagaatgtttgggaccttgggttttccagatgacggatctttccataatttggatcttcttaccttaagtctactagaaaatcatgtaaacgttaaataaacccaataggctggttttgcttctaataatctactacactatatatttccTCTCCCCCACCCATCTCTATCCTTCAATCGCTGGTTTGTCTTTAGTTGCATTGAGGTGAGATTTCTGGAggagaaaataatattttgtgggACTCTTGTCAATGGGGAAGTAAATCAGTAACATTTCATAGGAGTCAAGATGTTTGTCTCTTTGCAGgaggagaaaaggaaattatttagtATTATGCCCCCTCCCGGTGCCAGAGGGGATGAGTTTGACCCCCTTAGTGTTGCCTTTGCAGCTCATTCAATGGGGGTAGGCTGTGCCCGTGCTTCCATTCCCATTCCATACTGACCCAATATCAGAAGGATAAAAGCAACAAACCTTTTCTCTACATCCAAACTCACAGTACATGCAGGGGATTGGTGCCATGGTACAGTCCATACTGTAGTGAGCCggcatctgaaaaacaaaaaggaaCCCAATATGTCTGCAGGTGAGGGTAGATTTGGAGTAACCTAGGccagtgtaaaatgtatttctaagtgTTTTAGACAAAATAACAACAGACATTTGCAAACGTATGCTCCGGTTTCATATAACACTTTTACTATACTGTATgtcctccttaaaggggttgttcacctttgagataacttttagtatgaggtagagagtgatattctgagacaatttgcaattggtttctgagttatttatctttttattcagcagctcttcaattttcatttgaattaATCTGTTAGCTAGGgccaaaattcccctagcaaccatgcattaattttaattagagactggaatatgaataggagaggacctgaatagaaagatcagtaattaaaagtagcaataacaatacatttgtaaccttatagagcatttgctttttgaaggggtcagcgacgcccatttgaaagctgcaagaaGAATCAACAATCGCATTATAGGAAGGAAATGGGCGTCGGTtgtaggactgcatcaactagccaatgaggTCCTGTAtcgtagaaaaaaatcaaacttgaccgatcgtcatctggccgatttttggcttATCGATCAGGGAGACCCAGCGTACGCCCCCacacactggcagataaactgccgaattgatcagctattggcagctttaatctgcccatgtatggccaccctaaaggtggccatacacggccaggTTAAAGATGCAAATATGGGTCCTTTAGGGGACGTCTCAACGGTTCCTCCCGATCggtatcaggccaaaaatcggccagatattgatcggtcaagtttgatttttttctacgatccaggactagttgatgcggtcctgcaacccGTTGGCGCCCATTCGtagcattgtaatctgatcgtttggccccagggccgaacgctCAGATTCACCCGATAttgccctgccgttagtgggcatatcgggtcaagatccgcttgtttggtgacctcaccaaacgtCTAAtagcgtatggccaccttaaggctttgTCAGTGGTACTAAAATATTGTCCTCCAGTGCAGTCAGAACAGAAAATATCAGTAGGGGGGGCTCAGTGAAAATTTAATGGTGCTATAGAATAAGTCCAACATCAGGCTGATCCCTATGAAAGTCGGTTTAACGATCTGCGTATATATAACTCATTAGATTCAAACTAATGGGACACAGCCCTAACCACCTTTGTCCTAGATGTGGAAAGACTATGGCTGACTTCTTTCATATCATATGGTTATGTCCCCACATCTGTGGTTGACTTCCTAGCCACCACTCTATGGTTTCCTGCTCCCACCAGCTGCCACCTGGGGGTCCTAGGTACAATAATAGCACTGATTCATCAGACTCCCTTATTATTCTATGCCAAGGAAACCCATGGCCACACATTGGATGGGAACCTCACCTACTAGGGGTCAAGTTACCAAAAGACCAGAGGATCggcttttagggtctggccacacaagcagattcggggagattagccgtcCCCAAACGATAAATCTCGTACCTACCTGCTCTCGGATGAGATTGGTCTGACAGTAGTCACAGGTCACATAGGCCATAGGACATATTAGTTCATGGCCCTagaacacaggaaaaaaaaaatgcatgagaaAGAAAACCAATGTAGAGAATGTCCCCCACCCCAGTGAGTTAGGGAGTACACCCAACTGACTTACTATGCGACTATACAGGCATGGGGATCCGTTTTCCTGAAACCCAgtatctagaaagctccacattacgtaaaggctgtctcccatagactccattctatccaaataatctgaatttgaatttttttctctgtaataataaaacagtacattgtacttgatccagactaagatctaattaatccttattggaagcaaaaccagcctattgggtttatttaggggcagatttattaagggtcaaatagtaagatcgaaataattttttggtcaaaactctcaaattctaattgtgaattatccaaactcgattggaattttaataatttatcaaacctatatcctaagaataatttgaatttgactattcgccacctaaaacctgccgagttcatgtacaagtcaatgggagaggtccagggaccaatttgaagatgttaatagccttcctgacatttgagctttttttcggggggaaaaactcgatttgagtttagtcgaacttgattcgagtttagtcgaacttgattcgagtttattCAAACCGGATTCGAGTTTATCCTAACCCGATTCGAGTTTATTCTAACCCGATTCGAGTTTATCCTAACCCGATTTCGAGTTTATCCTAACCCGATTCGAGTTTATCCTAACCCGATTCGAGTTTATTCTagctcgattcgagtttagtcggcCGTTAAAATCAGGTCAAGTTTTAGATactcgattttttttcttaaataacctcccaatcaaatttcgagtatattcaaactGATCAGAGGTAAGAAATGGGCaacagcaaaaagttgtgagttttctccaaaagtaaagaccaaaaa
This window contains:
- the traf6.S gene encoding TNF receptor-associated factor 6-A (The RefSeq protein has 1 substitution compared to this genomic sequence) → MSILNPRTSLEAGDSEDACCAAMASVCCINTKEDADSPSAGLPSGTTQNLDVEEIQGYDVEFDPPLESKYECPICLMALREAVQTPCGHRFCKACILKSLRNAGHKCPVDNEILMEKQLFPDNFAKREILSLRVKCPNLGCTDTMELRHLEHHLVQCQFASIECSQCQGSFLKLLLDKHMEHECGRRRTFCDNCGLAMAYEDKSGHELICPMAYVTCDYCQTNLIREQMPAHYSMDCTMAPIPCMYCEFGCREKMQRHNLAGHLQDFTQAHMRMMAQTLRSFSTTPTSHISDISFCDPNQFEPVPLSVAPAHPSHMPSQQDCSQETRNLRETVEQLEGRLVRQDHQIRELIAKMETQCTYVNELKHTIHSLEDKVADMDAHRCNGVFIWRIKGFSGLQKSQEEEKPVVIHSPGFYTGDPGYKLCLRLHLQLPSAQRCANYISLFVHTMQGDYDSLLPWPLQGTIRLSILDQSESTARQDQVEVMDTKPDLLAFQRPTAPRNPKGFGYVTFMHLNTLKQRQYVKNDTLLVRCSVNIHLDLTSPRREGFQPRSGEGTL